A stretch of Aythya fuligula isolate bAytFul2 chromosome 1, bAytFul2.pri, whole genome shotgun sequence DNA encodes these proteins:
- the PDE6H gene encoding retinal cone rhodopsin-sensitive cGMP 3',5'-cyclic phosphodiesterase subunit gamma, with amino-acid sequence MSENPPTTNLNTGDAPTGPTTPRKGPPKFKQRQTRQFKSKPPKKGVKGFGDDIPGMEGLGTDITVICPWEAFSHLELHELAQFGII; translated from the exons ATGAGTGAGAATCCTCCCACCACCAACCTCAACACTGGAGATGCTCCGACTGGTCCCACCACACCACGCAAGGGGCCTCCCAAGTTCAAGCAGAGACAGACAAGGCAGTTCAAGAGCAAGCCTCCTAAAAAAGGAGTAAAAGG GTTTGGAGATGACATCCCAGGCATGGAGGGGCTGGGCACAG ATATCACAGTGATTTGCCCATGGGAAGCTTTCAGCCATCTGGAACTGCACGAGCTGGCCCAGTTTGGGATCATCTAA